A segment of the Labrus bergylta chromosome 11, fLabBer1.1, whole genome shotgun sequence genome:
TGGAGGATATTTTTGGTTGCAGTACTGTGATCGTCCACTAGGGTCTGCTTTTGTCCcagttttctgctgtttttgtttcctgacTTTAACAATCTTTCTCTGTCCTTCAGGCTGGAGAGGCGGTGGGTCCTCTGGCACGAGTTTATGAAGGAACACGCCCACCTGGACGCCTGGCTGCGATCGGCTGAGCGGGCTGTCAGTTCCCCAAGCCCCGCCCATGTAACCTTCGTCAAGGCCAAGGAAGAACTGAGGAAGTTTGAGGTACTGAGCATCGAACAACACCTGAGATCAGAGCAAAGTCTGGTTTAAATTCAGACACAGGTTAAAGACCATGTAGAGCctcttcaaccaatcagatgtctTTCTGTGTACATCCACTTAATTGTCCAAATTTAAATTCTGCTGCTGAGGTCGGTCACTGCTGGGGAATCAGATCCACACAAATCCTCTTCAGCATCAGCTCACATTAAAGCAGCTGTCAGCGCAGCGATGAATGAAGCTGTTGTTCATCTGTCACTCTCTGCTGTTTGAAGCTGAGGAGGCTGAGTGGTAGTTTAACACAGAGACACCACGTGACCCCTTATCGCTCCTCTCTACTCTGACAGCCGAATAAAACATGTAGAggaagaaagatggaggaatCACTcgacacataaataaatcataaagtctgttctgtgtaaatgtgtctctgagtcctgactgtctacaatgagggagaagctcgagtcccgctggctgtgttgttgtcagagccgtgtttacatggacgggacggccggctcctccccttgtgtataaaagctgttttagtcaagaactagagagaagaagaagaacatactcactgattatttggatgttagtaagagtttttagatcacgctcattctgtgtcagtttacatgaaatgtgaagctacgagctaactaaagagcgctaacattagcatgctaacacaacaatgtgaagctacgagctaactaaagagcgctaacattagcatgctaacacaacaatgtgaagctacgagctaactaaagagcgctaacattagcatgctaacacaacaatgtgaagctacgagctaactaaagagcgctaacattagcatgctaacacaacaatgtgaagctaccagctaactaaagagcgctaacattagcatgctgacacaacaatgtgaagctacgagctaactaaagaacgctaacattagcatgctaacacaacaatgtgaagctacgagctaactaaagagcgctaacattagcatgctgacacaacaatgtgaagctaccagctaactaaagagcgctaacattagcatgctaacacaacaatgtgaagctacgagctaactaaagagcgctaacattagcatgctgacacaacaatgtgaagctacgagctaactgaagagcgctaacatcagcatgctaacacaacaatgtgaagctacgagctaactaaagagcgctaacattagcatgctgacacaacaatgtgaagctacgagctaactaaagaacgctaacattagcatgctaacacaacaatgtgaagctacgagctaactaaagagcgctaacattagcatgctgacacaacaatgtgaagctacgagctaactgaagagcgctaacatcagcatgctaacacaacaatgtgaagctacgagctaactaaagagcgctaacattagcatgctgacacaacaatgtgaagctacgagctaactaaagagcgctaacattagcatgctgacacaacaatgtgaagctacgagctaactgaagagcgctaacatcagcatgctaacacaacaatgtgaagctacgagctaactaaagagcgctaacattagcatgctgacacaacaatgtgaagctacgagctaactaaagagcgctaacattagcatgctgacacaacaatgtgaagctacgagctaactaaagaacgctaacattagcatgctaacacaacaatgtgaagctacgagctaactaaagagcgctaacatcagcatgctaacacaacaatgtgaagctacgagctgactaaagagctgtgtgtgtgtgtgtgtgtgtgtgtgtgtgtgtgtgtgtgtgtgtgtgtgtgtgtgtgtgtgtgtgtgtgtgtgtgtgtgtgtgtgtgtgtgtgtgtgtgtgtgtgtgtgtgtgtgtgtgtgtgtgtgtgtgtgtgtgtgtgtagaggctGCAGTGCGACGCCCGCTCTCTGCTCGTCCGGTTGGACGGTCTCACCCACAGGAATCGAACCCTGACTCGGCTCTTCCAAGGCGCCATGCGGGCTCGACTGCTGGCGTCGACGAGGAACTGCGGGCAGCGATGGGACGATGTGAACGCCAAACTGGGAACCATCACGGCTCGACTGAAGGTTGAGATCATGAAGGGTTTCTGATTGTGGTTAAACGAGGAAATAATTCAGACTTTGTTTGGACGTGTGATGTGTGTGGGAAAGCTTTTCATCCTTCCTCCATCTTGTCCTCTCAGCCGTATGTCTCGGAGTGGGAGGAGTttgaggcagagagggaggagcttGCTCTCTGGTTGGCCGACCTGGACGTGCGTCTGAGCGAGGTCGATCACCTGACGGGGAACACGTGTGAGAAGCTGCGACGGCTTCAGGTCTGTTTTTAGTGTTGAGAAGTTAAAATGcatttcttctcctccctcctgtttaatgttttttgaatgtgtgtgtgcagtcgttccaggagtgtgtgtgcgtgaactCGGCCCGTGTGAACGCCCTGCTGCAGCGCGGCGAGGCGTTGATCCAGAGGAGTGAACCCGCCGACGCTCAGCACGTAGAGAGCCgactgctggagctgctgcgcGGCTGCAGCTCCGCCTACAACAACatcgcacgcacacacactcgacTGCTGAGCATGAgactggtacacacacacacacacacacacacacacacacacacacacacacacacacacacacacacacacacacacacacacacacacacacacactcgactGCTGAGCATGAgactggtacacacacacacacacacacacacacacacacacacacacacacacacacacacacacacacacacacacacacacacacacacacacacacacacacacacacacacacacacacacacacacacaaatttgcAATGCAAACCAATCATGCACATGTTGCTTTAAATATGAGCCATGATACTCTCCAACCGCTGAATGTTCCTTTGCATaattgtcttcttcttcttcttcttcttcttcttcttcaggtgtttGAGGACGACTGGATTCTGTCTCAGGCGACAGACTCTGGTTGTCCCTCAGAGAGTCTGTTGGAGGAAGAGGGAGCGCTCGATAAGACCACCCTGGACCTCCCTGCACCGTCCAACCATCGTAAAGGTAGACTGACATCACATATTCCATAAAGTGTTTCATGCTGTTTTTAATAAACTCACAAACCTCCAGAGGAAGACCTCAAATGTTTCAGGCTGAGCTGCATGTGACTTTGTCCTGCCTGCCCCTTCAGTAAAATGTTCAGCTGGATGAAGATTCTTAGACCCTAGAGAGTCTAATAGACAAGTCTTTGTGCATGTTATGAGGCTGCTGCGTACTCTCTTCGGCTTGCCTCCACTCTTTTATACTCTGAATATGTCTGAGTCGACCTCCATAATCTGGGAGTCATTTTCAATCCTTCATTATCACACAGCCATGTTAAACAGCTAACCAAATCAGGcttttttcatttaagaaaaaTCAGTAAGCTGAGAACATCAGTGTCTTTCACAGAACTTGAGATGATTTTGCAGGCCTTTGTCTCATCTGTAAGAGCATTACAATAATCGATACGAGCTCGTATCTATGTTTTATTGTGCCAATTATTGTTCCTGGTTACAGCAGGGTCTTATAATGTCGTCCATGAAGcactcattttttattttgtcttcttttattgtatgcatgctgttgttgttttttgttgatgtaaagcactttgtgacctttgtctgcaaaaagcgctttataaataaactttattattattagacgTAGCAACGATATTCAGACAAAAACATCCGGCTACTGTCAGACGCTGTTGCTTCATCTGACATTTCATTGCCATCTTTTTTACCTCACGTCCTGCACCTGAGACCCCCCACAGGTCCAACagggaacccccccccccgctccctGCATGTGCGATACGGAAAACTTTTCTCTGTGAGCAGGCAAGTCAGGAATATTCTAGTTGCAGCCTGTCCTGAAATTATCTGGATATTTTCAGTGCATTGGtaattaaaaatctaaaaaacctttgcacattcattaaaaaacaacaaaaaacaggtgCACAAGAGAGCTatgtgtccatcaaaaacttaAACTTAGGTTTAACTCAGGTAAACTGCTGCACACTGTctctaacttgcaaacaaacatttattggtaATGTTTCAGTACGACACCTTCATGAGTCGAAGTGAATTGGTTAAAAAGACTCAAAGTGAGACTCTAACTGCTCtcatctctttctgtctctcaggtAACCGACATTCCTCCCCTGTACACCTCCCCCCTCCTCGTCCCGCTCCGTCCTCGCCCACCCATGAGCACCTGGAGTGGGACCCCTCCGTCGATATCGGGCGGTCCGTCTCCCGCGACGACGCCGACTCGTCCTATTTCAGCGTCAGCGGAGGTAGGAAGTGACACGACGACCTCTTGAGTCTTTACTGGACAAAATGTAACTAAACTTTCcctgattgtttgtgttttaaagttcaccatgaagaacagctgatttttaattattgtgatgcttttttttaCGGAGAAAGGTGGATGTTGCATTCCTCAAAATATGAAATTTAACAAGATGTAAAAATCTGATTTCAACCATCTCAGCTCCTTCCTGCAGAGGTCGCTACTTGTTTGAGATAAGAGGGTCTGCTTTTGTTCTTCTTACAGCAGGTGATGCCCACCTTAAgttatcgtgtgtgtgtgtgtgtgtgtgtgtgtgtgtgtgtgtgtgt
Coding sequences within it:
- the si:ch211-137a8.2 gene encoding uncharacterized protein si:ch211-137a8.2 isoform X2, which gives rise to MPGLPTDPPPSERHGDAVLSTARSDAVSAEEVREMELRGDPSESPLEPDEEETQQGGGSWSQDGDLQECGQLERRWVLWHEFMKEHAHLDAWLRSAERAVSSPSPAHVTFVKAKEELRKFERLQCDARSLLVRLDGLTHRNRTLTRLFQGAMRARLLASTRNCGQRWDDVNAKLGTITARLKPYVSEWEEFEAEREELALWLADLDVRLSEVDHLTGNTCEKLRRLQSFQECVCVNSARVNALLQRGEALIQRSEPADAQHVESRLLELLRGCSSAYNNIARTHTRLLSMRLVFEDDWILSQATDSGCPSESLLEEEGALDKTTLDLPAPSNHRKGNRHSSPVHLPPPRPAPSSPTHEHLEWDPSVDIGRSVSRDDADSSYFSVSGGLCHRDGLKRRSYLSSLGSESDINNDITNQEADVHAEGRLDHAHSSVFSPMPLQEGGTWLKGDQWSTSTPDRETSFDGGRVRAWLGDQSPAPPVRKTSCCKAVQTDAEVERYFDGSHIGATSNQLCHDYTQQPFPAPSPSSIHDPNTSSDGLNQQHGPNLQVEEEQSSCEEAERSFSEQSVTSSSLAPSSSFPSPTLLYLLLPAALVLLACLMWVALEPPCQRSSSLPRSFHLALRYVNGPPPT